In the Anaerostipes caccae L1-92 genome, CCTTTTCCAAAATGACTGAGATTTCTGTGTCATCTAAAGTGGATGGCATCTCAAAGTCATATTTTGCAAGTTCCATGTTGTACTCAGCACGCTTTCTGCAGGTTGCTTTGGCCTTACAGAACTGACAGTGATTTCCTGCTTTAAATTCACCTTCGCCCTTAAATGCAAGTTGTGCGGTCGGAGCAAGAATGGTATCTGCCCAGGAATATAAATCTTCTTTCTTCATAACGAAGGTACTCACATTTTCCCTGCGCGGCTGAAAGATTGTCATGGATACTTCCGTGATGTCATAAATTCCATCAAAGAGATTCAAAGTACCAAGTGCATAGCACATCATCTGTGGGTTGTTTTGTGCTGAAACTTCCACACCCTTTCCGTGCTTATAATCAATCACATACAGAGTACCGTCACCGATAATGACACAGTCACCGGTTCCGAACCCCTCTGGAACATACTTGGAAAAATCAAGTTTCTGTTCTATCAGCACCACCGGATCTTTGCAGATTTTCTTTGCATCTTCTACTACAGAGGAACAATACTGTGCATATTCTTCAGCACACTGTTCCATCTCTTCATCGTAGTAAGTAAGGTTGTTTGTCGGATTTCTGCTTTTCATACCGATTGCTTTTTTCAGCTTATGTTCGCAAAGCGTATGGGCATCGGTACCCTGCAGTGCATACTCGCTTGCCGGATCTTCCTTATCTGCACAAAGCCTTGCTGAAGGCGGACAGTTTAACCACCTGTGGCTTGCTGATGCAGAAAGTATTGCGTGTGCCGCCATCAGATCATCTCCACCTTTTTAAGTAATTCTTCGTACTGTGAAGGGTCAATCGCAGATAGCTTATCTGCACCAAAGCTAGAAATAACCGCTTTTACTTCCTCCGTATGTCCATCTCTTGACCTACGAGCGAGTACTGCTCTAACTTCTTCTAATGTCAGTGGTCTTTTCTCTGCTGATTCCGGCTTAGGTTCATCTTTTATTGGCTTTTCTATATCTGCTGCCGAGAACATCTCAGTCAGTGTTTCTGAAATACCAATAAGAATTTCACCACATTTTTTAAGTTCTGTTACCTGTTCAGCTAACTCTTTCATTTTTCCCATTAGACTTACCTCCTTCCTTGATTTCTCTTACATCCACGGATTCAACCGTCTGTCCGGGAGCAAGCAAATATACCTGTGTGAAGTCACCGAATAAGAATCTTGCAATTCTTGACGGCAATCGCATATCCGCTGCTCTGAGGACGTTGGCTTTCTTACCGTTGGAGTCTGAAACATTGATTGTGATTTTGTGTTTCAATGCCATATCTGCACCATCCTTTCTGT is a window encoding:
- a CDS encoding DUF2800 domain-containing protein, with the translated sequence MAAHAILSASASHRWLNCPPSARLCADKEDPASEYALQGTDAHTLCEHKLKKAIGMKSRNPTNNLTYYDEEMEQCAEEYAQYCSSVVEDAKKICKDPVVLIEQKLDFSKYVPEGFGTGDCVIIGDGTLYVIDYKHGKGVEVSAQNNPQMMCYALGTLNLFDGIYDITEVSMTIFQPRRENVSTFVMKKEDLYSWADTILAPTAQLAFKGEGEFKAGNHCQFCKAKATCRKRAEYNMELAKYDFEMPSTLDDTEISVILEKADELVAWVTDIKEYALAQAMNGTHYDGFKIVEGRSNRKYTDEEKVAETVTKAGHNPYEQRLLGITAMTSLLGKTKFNELLGNLVYKPQGKPTLVPESDKRPEMNTAKDDFSEN